cagagcagcagcaggagctagaccccaccgggagtagcggctacggacgggcggaattaagcagcagcagcggaaggaaggcacgaagcagcagcagcatctgagacaactaggacggatgacgcagtagcagaattggaaagcagcagcgcgtcaacaggatgggtgcatcgcacaaacgttcctgcatggagtactacgcacatcaagcgcatcggcagggttcggatcaggtcgaggagtggtttagttagggtcccatcggctgccgggtccgcttctcgggcctagcgtcacgatgaatcccacataacccatctcggagggattggtttgtagccgcaagccgcccttcgaggtgggtaccttttgaaggttccctccccgttaacaaaaaaaaaaaaaaaaaaaaaaaaaaaaaaaaaagtccatttTGACACCCTAAAAGGATTTTACGGGCTGGATCGTCCGGTGTCATGAACATGGACATGGACATACCCAACCCATCTAAGTCTAAAGAATCTAAATTCACTGTACGAAAGTAAGTTCATCGTACAAGTCATAGAGCTCGTCATTGTATTCACTCCTCCCTTGTCCTACCACACATACGGGTCAAACAACCTTCAGAGCATCTTCCTCTCGAACACCCAGGGTCGGGTATCGTTAAATCAGTTTCGAGAATGTCTGCTGCTTTCCGTAGTCAGTGAAGAAACTTGAGACAGGGTGACTGGTCATGCGCCAAGCGGAACTGGTCCGTATCCCCGGATATACGGTGGCATTTACACTATGCGCAAACGAAGGACGTGGAACACTATGTGACCTTTAAGAGACTTCGGATTCTCTCCCATTGCATATCATAGCAGagcatattattattaattctaattaattaactaTTTTTATTGTACATACATCACGTAAGATTTATTTCACTGCTACAATGGGCAATTTGCTGCAGAAATGCACATTCCACCTTGAACTTCTCTTATGTATCCCGTTTTACAGAAACATCCAGCGATGCATTCATATGTGTCAATGGCCAAATTCTTTTTCAAGCAGTTGAGCTCATACATCGGTCCACAATCACTGTAGTACTCGTTTACATCGCATTCATCTCGCGCTGCCGATAGAAACGGAGAACGAATATATCGTTTCAATGACTTATCATATTTTCAATGGCATAAGTCTTACCCGAGCACACGCCTGCCAGGGCGAGCGTTAGGATGGTTATAACGAAAAAAATCTCTGTACACTTCATcgttatatttaaaacaagttTTACGTTCGGAAAAAATTAAGCCAGTGCCGTAGCTGAATGCCGTTTTATATGTAAGGCGAAGAAAAGCAAGTGTGAAGTAATGGAACCAAACCACGTGCTACAACACAATTTAGCATGGTGAATTTGTGAtactatttgtttttacatctttttttACATCATCCAACAATCATAGGGTTGTTGAGTACTGCAAAACAATTGTGTTTATTCCTTTCTAAAGGGAAAAATGTAATTCAACCAACAATACATGGATTTGTGAGTATCTGGATCAaactgattttttaaaaattaaactaggTGTGTATTAAATAAACTAGGCATATGAATACTGGAAATCAAGTTATAAAATAATGTTGTTACAGTAGCTAAAAAGGTTCTACTATAGTACATAACTATGCAGCTATTCTCAACAAGTCAAAACACTCATTGAACTGGAgaagtgaagtttttttcattaaatgtcTATAACTATAGTTTTATTAAATGCTTTTGTTAAATGCTTCCCGAGACTATTTCAGAGCGAATATTTCAATGATTGAACCAAAAATTATACACATTTGAACattgagtgaaaaatgatcTTTTATGTTCCCACATTCGCACTAAAGATTTGTGGAAAATTAATGTACATTAGAGTGAAGCAAGgtttatttcaagcaaatgGTTGGACATTCGTTTCGAGTGACGGGTTGAGTGTAAACTAATTCAATTTAGTGTGGTAAATcattaacaataaaaacaacaaaaaataataaaacaggGAAATAACATTCAAACGTAATCATATCAAATGGTATGCTTCTAGagcaacccaaaaaaaaagttccttaTGACCGTACTTTGAATAggaataacaaacaaacttgAAATCGGATCGAGTGTCACATTTGCATCGTTCTGAATAACAATATACATATAAGATTGTACAAACTATAAGATTTATTTGTAAGGAACGATT
The DNA window shown above is from Anopheles funestus chromosome 3RL, idAnoFuneDA-416_04, whole genome shotgun sequence and carries:
- the LOC125769408 gene encoding chymotrypsin inhibitor Ani s 6-like, coding for MKCTEIFFVITILTLALAGVCSARDECDVNEYYSDCGPMYELNCLKKNLAIDTYECIAGCFCKTGYIREVQGGMCISAANCPL